Proteins from a single region of Macrotis lagotis isolate mMagLag1 chromosome 2, bilby.v1.9.chrom.fasta, whole genome shotgun sequence:
- the LOC141513927 gene encoding large ribosomal subunit protein eL39 translates to MSSHKTFRIKRFLAKKQKQNRPIPQWIRMKTGNKIRYNSKRRHWRRTKLGL, encoded by the coding sequence ATGTCCTCTCATAAAACATTCAGAATCAAGAGGTTCCtggccaagaaacagaagcagaatcgTCCTATTCCCCAGTGGATTCGGATGAAAACTGGCAATAAGATCAGATACAACTCAAAGAGGAGACACTGGAGAAGGACCAAGCTCGGGTTATAA